Within Nasonia vitripennis strain AsymCx unplaced genomic scaffold, Nvit_psr_1.1 unplaced0251, whole genome shotgun sequence, the genomic segment tttatgttctttttttttatggatAAAAGGATCAGAttgtagtaaataaaaaaagcagatgtattatgtttattatattaaatttattcatgtattattattatgtacaagttaataaaaaatatatctttgtaAAATCAATTTGTGATTTATTCTTTCTTATTGAGTACTAGAATCAAACTTAAAAGAAGATCCAcccagatattttaaaaataaacaaagtttATTTGCATTGTTGCAGAGTGAATTGAAAAACGCTTCATCTTTCAGAATAGCCGATGAAATCTTCTCTGGCAAGAAAACTTGAAAGCTGTCATCAAGTTCAGCAACAATCTTCGTACCGAACCTTGTCTTGACCTCTTTCAGTGCTGTCACCATATACTGATGATCTTTCTCCATGTCTGTTGCTCTTTTCTTTGGCAAGAACTCTCGCTCAGCAATCTTGTTGAGTGCAGATAGATCCATtctgaaaaaaaggaaaaataaaaatttatgttagagaaaattgtattaaagaCAAGTAATGAGGGAGAACTATGAAATATAACTTACTTATTATGAAGTTAGGTGAGCCTTGGTCTCTTTGTAGAAGGTTCGTTGTTCGCTTCGATTTCTCGAATTTGCTCCTCGTTGTTGTCCATGCGTCATATAGCCCATTTCCCTCCACAATTCCTGCCCTTTCCATTGCCTCTAGTAAGATATCCCTTCTCTCTTCTGATTCTAATCTTATCTTATCTAATGATGGATCCCATTCGTGCATGAACTCCTCAGGCACATCGTATTCAATCCTGATTTGTTCACATTCATCCCCCCTCccactttctccctctcttttttcttctgcatCATTGCCAATGGTTACCTTATCCTCCCTCTCATtgtctccctctcttttttcttctgcttcaTTGCCATTAGCTGCATTGTATTCCCTCTCCTCCGCTTCCCCCTCTACATGCATTGCAGCTTGCGCCGTCTGTTCTTCCATAATTCTGTAATGACCCCAGGGCAAAGTATCTGTACTATGAGGTAATAAGtatcttttatcatcgtgAGGACTTAGAgcaattttttcttgtttttcagtATGGACTATGTGTAATTTTGAACGA encodes:
- the LOC116418354 gene encoding uncharacterized protein LOC116418354; translated protein: MDLSALNKIAEREFLPKKRATDMEKDHQYMVTALKEVKTRFGTKIVAELDDSFQVFLPEKISSAILKDEAFFNSLCNNANKLCLFLKYLGGSSFKFDSSTQ